A single region of the Drosophila takahashii strain IR98-3 E-12201 chromosome 2R, DtakHiC1v2, whole genome shotgun sequence genome encodes:
- the LOC108055113 gene encoding uncharacterized protein — MKSTLSLSTVLFIVVFACVFHSGSSSSISTPKICVIRNCNWNSTTNACARYGRSNLCNRFKNSCTLRYESCVGSSSTTYTAVALSQCSGITVGNRGICGGSSSSSSSSSNITPIIIRRG, encoded by the coding sequence ATGAAAAGCACTTTGAGTCTGTCGACAGTCCTGTTTATCGTGGTCTTTGCCTGCGTCTTTCACTCGGGAAGTTCGAGTAGCATTTCCACGCCCAAGATCTGCGTTATAAGGAACTGCAACTGGAACTCAACGACAAATGCATGTGCTCGCTACGGACGCTCCAATCTGTGCAATCGCTTCAAGAACAGCTGCACACTGCGATATGAGTCCTGCGTGGGTTCCAGTTCCACCACATATACGGCCGTCGCCCTGTCCCAATGCTCCGGAATCACCGTGGGTAACCGAGGAATCTGCGGCGGatcctcgtcgtcctcctcctcatcttcAAATATTACACCCATTATTATTCGCCGgggttaa
- the LOC108055112 gene encoding uncharacterized protein isoform X1 gives MKASLLVCVILVAVFFLNVSGSNSSTTSSDAGFDYPVSNILIRSKSRSRRICRRNVQKSCTSTTKTCARLGKANICQAFQNDCTRQLSNCDGKKFYRKVELNLCRGLPLDTVRPCGSG, from the exons ATGAAAGCATCATTGTTAGTTTGTGTCATCCTGGTGGCGGTATTCTTTCTGAACGTTTCcgggagcaacagcagcactaCGTCCTCCGACGCAGGGTTCGACTATCCAGTTAGTAATATCCTGATACGCTCTAAATCAAGATCTCGCAGAATTTGCCGGCGGAATGTCCAGAAAAGTTGCACCTCCACCACGAAGACCTGTGCTCGCTTGGGAAAGGCTAATATCTGTCAGGCGTTCCAGAATGACTGCACGCGGCAACTGAGCAACTGCGACGGCAAAAAAT TCTATCGCAAAGTGGAGCTCAATCTCTGCCGTGGCCTGCCCCTCGATACTGTTCGTCCCTGCGGAAGTGGTTAA
- the LOC108055112 gene encoding uncharacterized protein isoform X2, which produces MKASLLVCVILVAVFFLNVSGSNSSTTSSDAGICRRNVQKSCTSTTKTCARLGKANICQAFQNDCTRQLSNCDGKKFYRKVELNLCRGLPLDTVRPCGSG; this is translated from the exons ATGAAAGCATCATTGTTAGTTTGTGTCATCCTGGTGGCGGTATTCTTTCTGAACGTTTCcgggagcaacagcagcactaCGTCCTCCGACGCAGG AATTTGCCGGCGGAATGTCCAGAAAAGTTGCACCTCCACCACGAAGACCTGTGCTCGCTTGGGAAAGGCTAATATCTGTCAGGCGTTCCAGAATGACTGCACGCGGCAACTGAGCAACTGCGACGGCAAAAAAT TCTATCGCAAAGTGGAGCTCAATCTCTGCCGTGGCCTGCCCCTCGATACTGTTCGTCCCTGCGGAAGTGGTTAA
- the LOC108058928 gene encoding uncharacterized protein: protein MKFLCLIISAILILSLASQLEARQRFYCLWSTKRSCSKSTPRCIRLQTGTDATAMTAIYTCKYYRSDCKYLLDMCKGETSFGQLGTTVDVQTYCINNNIPIGGTGVCT from the exons atgaagtttttgtgcCTTATTATATCTGCTATCCTAATCCTGAGTCTGGCTTCTCAACTGGAGGCTCGCCAGCGTTTCTACTGCCTGTGGAGCACCAAAAGGTCCTGCTCCAAGAGCACTCCCAGATGCATCCGACTGCAAACTGGGACAGATGCTACGGCCATGACGGCCATCTATACTTGCAAGTACTATCGCAGCGATTGCAAGTATCTGCTCGATATGTGCAAGGGCGAgacaa GTTTTGGCCAACTTGGAACAACGGTGGATGTGCAAACCTAttgtattaataataatatcccTATTGGAGGAACTGGAGTCTGCACATAA
- the LOC108055095 gene encoding uncharacterized protein, with amino-acid sequence MRLTLALLVLIALIAVATEAQTNQKRTRARTLASVTSRRSSRTSARTGNVRRRSLNARNSNRKSVIIIGNGSTSSSTSSSTPSSRCRTTPTTCLANSNVCGRWSSTRRCHRFKNRCLMEKANCQTTVSSWNVVNLGNCTSITVNTTGTCSSTFSSSSSSSSSTSNSALANILSSILGSSSSSSSITPIIIRRG; translated from the exons ATGCGTTTGACGTTGGCTCTTTTGGTGCTGATCGCACTGATCGCCGTGGCCACCGAAGCCCAGACTAATCAGAAAAGGACAAGGGCCAGGACCTTGGCCAGCGTCACATCCCGTCGATCTTCTAGGACTAGTGCCCGAACTGGAAATGTGAGAAGGCGTTCACTAAATGCCCGTAACTCCAATCGCAAATCGGTGATAATTATTGGCAACGGCAGCACTTCGTCCAGCACCAGCAGTTCCACGCCCTCCTCCCGATGCAGGACCACCCCCACGACCTGCTTAGCCAACTCCAATGTCTGCGGTCGATGGAGCTCCACACGCAGGTGTCATCGGTTCAAGAACAGGTGCCTCATGGAGAAGGCCAATTGCCAGACAACTGTCTCTA GCTGGAATGTAGTTAATCTTGGCAACTGTACGAGCATCACTGTCAATACAACTGGCACCTGTAGCAGCACcttttcatcatcatcatcttcgtCGAGCTCAACATCCAATTCTGCCTTGGCCAACATACTCTCCTCAATTTTgggatcatcatcatcttcatCGAGCATCACGCCCATCATTATACGAAGAGGTTGA
- the LOC108055122 gene encoding uncharacterized protein, producing the protein MRERSQTTPRRRRAGPKQALPPGSSSEGVGALESPYYTIDNTEDIYGTTLLPSQRCYVDPWDLENYDYVRKKIDDVTGQEAVEPAYGGVGGNSLTPSPTYGYGMGVGGGVGVGMSATMPRPHTQSRRVSRAQCQLECCVPQRTRRRSRSARKEPLYTARSDIYGAPSRYEDYMATMTRQLQLDNGQEEEEEVEPEDLYGEEQQQLYNGFGGFSSASSTEHPSSIGDERPLPQRRAATLQRRSVPSQINKSNNNIGGGYGTAPHPRRKRSGKTAPLCAPPQIDFPAPPPLSPAYDYCNPYATLPYCSIPDCSECQQQIYAAPSTLYGTMGGGGGGGRDGSRARGSSPHSSGGDSSLYSGIYARKFGLSKKGLLQIDYSCSWNDLDRVMQRHF; encoded by the exons ATGCGTGAACGCAGTCAAACGACCCCAAGAAGGCGTCGAGCGGGTCCCAAACAGGCCTTACCACCCGGCAGCTCCTCCGAGGGGGTGGGCGCCCTCGAATCCCCCTACTACACCATTGACAACACGGAGGATATTTATGGCACCACCTTGCTGCCCTCGCAGCGCTGCTATGTGGATCCCTGGGATCTGGAGAACTATGATTATGTGCGCAAGAAGATCGATGATGTCACCGGTCAGGAGGCGGTTGAACCCGCCTACGGGGGCGTAGGGGGTAACTCCCTGACCCCCAGTCCCACTTATGGTTATGGAATGGGAGTGGGCGGAGGAGTGGGAGTGGGCATGTCCGCCACAATGCCACGACCCCACACCCAAAGCCGTCGTGTGTCGCGTGCTCAATGCCAACTGGAGTGCTGTGTGCCCCAGAGGACTCGTCGCCGAAGCCGCAGTGCCCGCAAGGAGCCACTCTATACGGCCAGGAGCGATATCTATGGGGCGCCCAGTCGCTATGAGGACTACATGGCCACCATGACCAGGCAGTTGCAGTTGGACAACggccaggaggaggaggaggaggtggagccgGAGGACCTTTATGGCgaggagcagcaacaactgtACAATGGCTTCGGAG GCTTCTCCAGTGCCAGTTCCACGGAGCACCCCTCCTCAATAGGGGATGAACGGCCCCTGCCCCAACGAAGAGCGGCCACCCTGCAGCGTCGCTCGGTTCCCAGTCAGAttaacaagagcaacaacaacatcggAGGGGGCTATGGAACTGCCCCCCATCCGAGGCGCAAGCGAAGCGGTAAGACGGCGCCCCTGTGCGCCCCACCGCAGATCGATTTTCCCGCCCCGCCGCCACTTTCGCCCGCCTACGACTATTGCAATCCCTACGCTACACTGCCGTACTGCAGCATACCGGATTGCAGTGAATGTCAGCAGCAAATCTACGCCGCACCTTCCACCCTCTACGGAACCatgggcggcggcggaggaggaggaagggaTGGGTCCCGGGCCAGGGGCTCTTCACCCCATTCCAGCGGCGGCGACTCGTCGCTCTACTCGGGAATTTACGCCCGTAAATTCGGACTGAGCAAGAAGGGTCTGCTGCAGATCGACTACTCGTGCAGTTGGAACGACTTGGACAGGGTGATGCAGCGCCATTTTTGA